A region of the Vibrio chagasii genome:
TTGATTCGTACCCTTTCTTCTTAATACACAGTATTCTTAACCTTAATAAGCAGAATCTTGGTCACGTACATATGCTGCGTGCCATTTAGACCGTAAGAGCAAGATATGAAATTTACCATTGAACGTAGTCATCTGATTAAGCCGTTACAACAAGTGTCTGGCGCGCTAGGTGGCAGGCCAACACTTCCAATTCTAGGAAACCTACTGATTAAGGTAGAAGATAACGTGTTGTCGATGACAGCAACGGACCTAGAAGTTGAATTGATCAGCCGTGTAACGCTTGAAGGTGATTTCGAAGCCGGCAGCATCACAGTACCTTCTCGTAAATTCCTAGATATCTGCCGTGGTTTACCTGATAGCTCAGTGATCACTGTGGTATTGGATGGCGACCGCGTTCAAGTACGTTCTGGGCGTAGCCGTTTCTCATTGGCAACCTTGCCTGCGGCCGATTTCCCTAATATAGAAGACTGGAGCAGCGAAGTTGAAGTGTCTGTGACGCAAGCCGAACTGCGTGGTCTTATCGAAAAAACTCAATTCTCAATGGCGAACCAAGACGTTCGTTACTACCTCAACGGTATGTTGTTTGAGATTGAAGGCTCTACATTACGCAGTGTGGCGACCGATGGTCACCGTATGGCGGTATCTCAAGCGCAGCTTGGTGCGGATTTCGCACAGAAGCAGATCATTGTTCCTCGTAAAGGCGTGCAAGAGCTGGTGAAGCTATTGGATGCGCCTGAACAACCGGTAACACTGCAGATTGGTAACTCAAACGTACGCGCTGAAGTGAACAACTATGTCTTCACTTCGAAGCTGGTTGATGGTCGTTTCCCAGATTATCGCCGCGTAATGCCGCAAAACACCACCAAAACGCTAGAAGCGGGTTGTGATGAACTGCGTTCAGCGTTCTCTCGAGCTGCGATTCTATCGAATGAAAAATTCCGTGGTGTTCGCGTTAACCTTGCAGATAGCGAGATGCGCATTACTGCTAACAACCCAGAGCAAGAAGAAGCCGAAGAGATGCTGGACGTGACCTTTGAGGGGGATGCACTAGAGATCGGCTTTAACGTAAGCTATGTACTTGATGTTCTCAATACACTGCGCTGTGAGCAAGTTCGTATCTCAATGTCAGACGCGAACGCGAGTGCCTTGATTGAAAATGCACAAGATGACAGCGCAATGTACGTTGTTATGCCAATCCGTCTGTAGAGTTGGTGCCATCGTTAATGATTAATATGATGACGCTATGCCACTCTCTCGTCTAATCGTTAAGCAGTTTAGAAATATTGAAGCCTGTGACATTCAACCGTCATCAGGCTTTAACTTTCTTATAGGGCCTAACGGAAGCGGTAAAACCAGTGTTCTTGAAGCGGTATATCTGCTCGGCCACGGTCGCTCATTTAAGAGTTCCCTAACGGGACGCATCATACAAAATGAGTGTAGCGAACTGTTTGTGCACGGCCGTTTTATGACCTCGGATCAATTTGAGCTGCCAATTGGCATTAATAAGCAGCGCGATGGCACAACAGAGGTTAAAATAAGCGGTCAAACTGGGCAAAAACTCGCGCAGTTAGCGCAAGTCTTACCTTTGCAGTTGATTCACCCGGAAGGGTTTGATTTACTGACAGATGGACCTAAGCATCGCCGCGCATTCATTGATTGGGGAGTCTTCCACAGTGAGTCGGGTTTCTATGATGCATGGGGCAGGGTAAAGCGCCTCAATAAGCAGCGAAACGCCTTATTGAAAACGGCAACGCATTATCGAGAGCTGAGCTACTGGGACCAAGAACTGGCCCGTTTAGCGGAAAGCATCAGTGAGTGGCGTGCCACCTACGTTGAGCAGCTTAAAGAAGTCGCCGAAGAGATCTGTGCGACCTTCCTACCTGAGTTTGAGATAAAGATTAACTACTATCGCGGCTGGGACAAAGACACCCCATACGCCGAGATATTAGAGAAGAATTTTGAAAGGGATCAGCAGCTTGGTTACACCTTTAGTGGGCCAAACAAAGCGGATCTGAAGATAAAAGTGAACGGCACTCCAGTGGAAGATGTCTTGTCACGAGGTCAATTGAAGTTGATGGTGTGTGCGTTGCGAGTAGCACAAG
Encoded here:
- the dnaN gene encoding DNA polymerase III subunit beta — translated: MKFTIERSHLIKPLQQVSGALGGRPTLPILGNLLIKVEDNVLSMTATDLEVELISRVTLEGDFEAGSITVPSRKFLDICRGLPDSSVITVVLDGDRVQVRSGRSRFSLATLPAADFPNIEDWSSEVEVSVTQAELRGLIEKTQFSMANQDVRYYLNGMLFEIEGSTLRSVATDGHRMAVSQAQLGADFAQKQIIVPRKGVQELVKLLDAPEQPVTLQIGNSNVRAEVNNYVFTSKLVDGRFPDYRRVMPQNTTKTLEAGCDELRSAFSRAAILSNEKFRGVRVNLADSEMRITANNPEQEEAEEMLDVTFEGDALEIGFNVSYVLDVLNTLRCEQVRISMSDANASALIENAQDDSAMYVVMPIRL
- the recF gene encoding DNA replication/repair protein RecF (All proteins in this family for which functions are known are DNA-binding proteins that assist the filamentation of RecA onto DNA for the initiation of recombination or recombinational repair.), whose amino-acid sequence is MPLSRLIVKQFRNIEACDIQPSSGFNFLIGPNGSGKTSVLEAVYLLGHGRSFKSSLTGRIIQNECSELFVHGRFMTSDQFELPIGINKQRDGTTEVKISGQTGQKLAQLAQVLPLQLIHPEGFDLLTDGPKHRRAFIDWGVFHSESGFYDAWGRVKRLNKQRNALLKTATHYRELSYWDQELARLAESISEWRATYVEQLKEVAEEICATFLPEFEIKINYYRGWDKDTPYAEILEKNFERDQQLGYTFSGPNKADLKIKVNGTPVEDVLSRGQLKLMVCALRVAQGQHLTQMTGKQCIYLIDDFASELDSQRRARLAECLKATEAQVFVSSITADQIADMHDENSRMFHVEHGKIEQG